TACCAGCGCTTGAAGGGCAATGAATTTGGTGCCTGGGGGGCTGCCATGATCGCTGGGAAAGCCGCCGGTCTGATCGATGACCTGGCCTCGCATGCCGAACACACCGCCATACTGAACGGCAAACCTTTCAACCCCTCCAAGGAAAATCACGAAATATACCAGCCTCTGGTCGAAAGATATATTCATCTGGAAGAAGCGATTAACCAGTTTTATACAGTGTGACTGTTTGCTTGAATTTACTTTAACCATATATTGAGGAATGCGAATGAAAAAACCGATTAAGATCTGTATGATTGGGGGTGGTAGGGTGGGTAAGAACCACTCCCGCGCCATCACCGGATACGTCCCTGGGGCGGAGATCGTCGCCCTGGTTGAAATGATGGAAAACGTACGCCAGGAAACAGCTCGCGAATTTAATATTGATAGACAGTTCGATGCGCTCGAAAATGCCCTCGAAAAGGTGGACTTCGATGCGGTGGTGATCACCACCCCCACTCCCACCCACCTGCCTATCGCAGCCTTAGCAGCAGAACACAAGAAGCACGTCTTCCTTGAGAAACCCATGGCTCTATCTTTGGCTGAGTGCGATGCGATCCTTGATGTGGTTGAAAAGAACGCCGTGCTTTTACAGCTGGGGTTCATGCGCCGTTTCGACCCCGAATTTATAGTGGCAGCCGAGCGTATCGAAGCGGGTGAGATCGGCCAGCCCATGATGATTAAAACCAACACCCATGGGCCAGGTCTGCCGCCTTCCTGGGCGCGCGATCTCAAGACCTCCAACGGGATGCTGGCGGAGGTCAATAGCCATGACTGGGATACCCTGCGTTGGTTCATGGGCTCGAACCTTGAGCGGGTGTACACCGAAGTGGCGAATTTCAAGGGTGCCGCTAATAACGTGGATACACCTAATTTCTATGACAACGTCTTGGTCAACGTAAAATTCGAAAACGGTGGC
The genomic region above belongs to Anaerolineales bacterium and contains:
- a CDS encoding oxidoreductase, translating into MRMKKPIKICMIGGGRVGKNHSRAITGYVPGAEIVALVEMMENVRQETAREFNIDRQFDALENALEKVDFDAVVITTPTPTHLPIAALAAEHKKHVFLEKPMALSLAECDAILDVVEKNAVLLQLGFMRRFDPEFIVAAERIEAGEIGQPMMIKTNTHGPGLPPSWARDLKTSNGMLAEVNSHDWDTLRWFMGSNLERVYTEVANFKGAANNVDTPNFYDNVLVNVKFENGGLGLISGVCPCGYGYDARVEIVGEKGILQIGELKGQALVVCTDRDHGLVTPIYRTWPERFKWAYINEMQHFVSCIQNETQPRAGGIDGRWAVAGVLAGTKSFIEQRPVYLKEILQA